In a genomic window of Occallatibacter riparius:
- the zwf gene encoding glucose-6-phosphate dehydrogenase yields the protein MATVQMRVRPEDLSNVPAASERIPNSTILVIFGASGDLTKRKLLPSLFHLRQSGLLPKQFAIVGVARRPLGNEFAEDMKAGILEFGGVDASDPKIDEFVQHVSYYALSFDDAAGYAGLKDELDKIAKEKGIGNDRLFYLATAPEYFAPIIENLGAQGMNQTENGRVGVVIEKPFGHDLESARELNHQVNAVFSESQVFRIDHYLGKETVQNILVFRFANGIFEPIWNRNFIDHVQITAAESIGIEGRGPFYEKAGALRDVLQNHVMELLSFVGMEPPSSFDADAVRREKVKLWQSIPNIPILNAVRGQYGPGIVDGKRVLGYREEDRVSPESGTETYAAVHLQIENWRWAGVPFYLRAGKRLKKRATEITIQFKQPPLLIFNRMQAAGPCTEIQPNLLSIRIQPDEGIALRFGAKVPSAPGMAVCPVNMDFDYAQAFGKSTATGYERLLMDAMMGDQTLFSHRDGVEINWSLYTPILQAWAAKDPEVFPNYFAGSWGPDCADRLLERGGHAWRNKLGKPE from the coding sequence ATGGCTACCGTGCAGATGAGAGTTCGTCCCGAGGATCTATCGAATGTGCCCGCGGCGAGCGAGCGGATTCCCAATTCCACTATCCTGGTGATCTTCGGCGCGTCCGGTGACCTGACGAAGCGCAAGCTGCTGCCTTCGCTGTTTCACCTGCGGCAATCGGGACTGCTGCCGAAGCAGTTTGCGATTGTGGGCGTGGCACGGCGGCCATTGGGCAATGAATTTGCCGAGGATATGAAGGCGGGCATCCTTGAATTCGGTGGCGTGGATGCGAGCGACCCGAAGATCGATGAGTTCGTCCAGCACGTGAGCTACTATGCGCTGAGCTTTGATGATGCCGCCGGCTATGCGGGTCTCAAGGACGAGTTAGACAAGATTGCCAAAGAGAAAGGCATTGGCAACGATCGGCTGTTCTATCTCGCGACGGCGCCGGAGTATTTTGCTCCAATCATCGAGAACCTCGGCGCCCAGGGGATGAACCAGACGGAGAACGGGCGCGTCGGCGTGGTGATCGAGAAGCCGTTCGGGCACGATCTGGAAAGCGCGCGCGAGCTGAACCACCAGGTGAATGCCGTGTTTTCAGAAAGCCAGGTGTTCCGCATCGACCACTACCTGGGCAAGGAGACGGTGCAGAACATATTGGTGTTCCGGTTTGCGAACGGGATCTTTGAGCCGATTTGGAACCGGAACTTCATCGATCACGTGCAGATTACGGCGGCGGAATCGATTGGGATCGAGGGGCGCGGGCCGTTCTACGAAAAGGCCGGAGCGCTGCGCGATGTGCTGCAGAACCATGTGATGGAGTTGCTGAGCTTTGTGGGCATGGAGCCGCCTTCGAGCTTCGATGCGGACGCTGTGCGGCGCGAGAAGGTGAAGCTGTGGCAGTCAATTCCGAATATTCCGATTTTGAATGCGGTGCGAGGGCAGTATGGACCGGGCATTGTGGACGGCAAGCGGGTACTGGGATACCGCGAAGAAGATCGCGTGAGTCCGGAGTCGGGGACTGAGACCTACGCTGCGGTGCACCTTCAGATTGAGAACTGGCGGTGGGCGGGCGTTCCGTTTTATCTGCGGGCCGGCAAGCGGTTAAAGAAACGGGCGACAGAGATCACGATCCAGTTCAAGCAGCCTCCGCTGCTGATCTTTAACCGCATGCAGGCGGCGGGGCCGTGCACGGAGATTCAGCCGAACCTGTTGAGCATTCGCATTCAGCCGGACGAAGGTATCGCGCTGCGGTTTGGGGCGAAGGTACCGAGCGCGCCGGGAATGGCGGTGTGCCCGGTGAACATGGATTTCGATTATGCGCAGGCGTTTGGGAAATCGACGGCTACGGGGTACGAACGGCTGCTTATGGACGCGATGATGGGCGACCAGACGCTGTTTTCGCACCGCGATGGGGTGGAGATCAACTGGTCGCTGTATACGCCGATTTTGCAGGCGTGGGCGGCGAAGGATCCGGAGGTGTTTCCGAATTACTTTGCGGGATCTTGGGGTCCGGACTGCGCCGACCGGCTGCTGGAGCGCGGTGGGCATGCCTGGCGGAATAAGCTGGGCAAGCCGGAATAG
- a CDS encoding tRNA (adenosine(37)-N6)-threonylcarbamoyltransferase complex transferase subunit TsaD translates to MSRGLILGIESSCDETAASVVERGSRTLSSVVASQIATHARFGGVVPELASREHLRAIVPVVRAALAEAGVGFDDLDAIAVTSGPGLAGALLVGISYAKALAFARNLPVIAINHLEGHIHAVLLEERQNAPASTQQDEPALALVVSGGHTHLYLAEPAHEAWHYKLIGRTLDDAAGEAYDKVAKLLGLGYPGGPWIDAIARFGDPKAVPFAFAQIKAKAHLHGKAPRTKAAKTAPIADLDPHFLFSFSGIKTAVLRHVELQGMRAGGDERIAKILAGDRPPKTKEEALALAPQPILDMIASFQHAVVGDLMKKTFAAAESLGATRILVTGGVAANRELRERFAAEAPRRHMRVSFPTPALSTDNAAMIAAAAWPRFVSGEFAASALSAEPSLALGV, encoded by the coding sequence ATGTCCCGTGGCCTCATCCTCGGAATCGAAAGCTCCTGCGACGAAACAGCCGCCTCCGTGGTCGAGCGCGGCTCCCGCACGCTCTCGTCCGTCGTAGCCTCGCAGATCGCCACCCACGCCCGCTTCGGCGGCGTGGTCCCCGAGCTCGCTAGCCGCGAGCATCTCCGTGCCATCGTTCCCGTGGTCCGCGCGGCACTCGCTGAGGCAGGCGTGGGCTTCGACGATCTCGATGCCATCGCCGTCACCTCCGGCCCTGGCCTCGCCGGCGCGCTGCTAGTCGGAATCAGCTACGCCAAGGCCCTTGCCTTCGCGCGCAATCTCCCCGTCATCGCCATCAATCACCTCGAGGGCCACATCCACGCGGTTCTCCTCGAAGAGCGCCAGAACGCCCCCGCCTCCACGCAACAGGACGAGCCCGCCCTTGCCCTGGTCGTCTCCGGTGGACACACGCATCTCTATCTGGCCGAACCCGCGCACGAAGCGTGGCACTACAAGCTCATCGGCCGCACCCTCGATGACGCCGCCGGCGAAGCCTATGACAAAGTCGCCAAGCTGCTCGGCCTGGGCTACCCCGGAGGTCCCTGGATCGACGCCATTGCCCGCTTCGGCGATCCCAAAGCAGTCCCATTCGCCTTCGCGCAGATCAAGGCCAAGGCGCATCTGCACGGCAAAGCCCCGCGCACCAAAGCCGCGAAAACCGCTCCCATCGCCGATCTCGACCCGCACTTTCTCTTCTCGTTCTCAGGGATCAAAACAGCCGTCCTGCGCCACGTTGAGCTCCAGGGCATGCGCGCCGGGGGCGACGAGCGCATCGCCAAAATCCTCGCTGGCGATCGCCCTCCCAAAACCAAAGAGGAAGCCCTCGCCCTCGCCCCCCAACCCATCCTCGACATGATCGCCAGCTTTCAGCACGCGGTCGTCGGCGACCTCATGAAGAAGACCTTCGCCGCCGCCGAATCCCTCGGCGCCACTCGCATCCTCGTCACCGGAGGCGTCGCTGCCAACCGCGAACTCCGCGAGCGCTTCGCCGCAGAAGCCCCGCGCCGCCACATGCGCGTCTCGTTCCCCACGCCGGCCCTCTCCACAGACAACGCCGCTATGATCGCCGCCGCCGCCTGGCCGCGCTTTGTCTCCGGCGAGTTCGCCGCCAGCGCCCTCAGCGCCGAACCCTCACTCGCCCTCGGCGTGTGA
- a CDS encoding BaiN/RdsA family NAD(P)/FAD-dependent oxidoreductase, translating into MPSPPRVYDVVILGAGAAGLMCAAVAAQRGRRVVLLDHNAQPGRKILISGGGRCNFTNIHCTPDRFLSANPHFAKSALALYTPQHFLELVNRYRIPWHEKTLGQLFCDHSSRAILDMLLAECERGRTDIVLNARNIQVDRSSDGYHVSSLAGDFAAHALVIATGGLSIPKLGATGLAYDLARQFGLRIIEPRPALVPLVLGGDEARWTELTGVSTEVVAWSGPAQGRRPAPRFREKMLLTHRGLSGPAILQASSYWRPDEPVHVDLAPALAPGTKLIQPLLRPRARRDETSFRQALRAALPQRLANHLADIAAPAGWSNAALDTAECNLRDWQFHPVGTEGFEKAEVTAGGINTDDLNTRTMEARSVPGIFVIGEAVDVTGHLGGFNFQWAWASAVAAGNAL; encoded by the coding sequence ATGCCCTCACCGCCTCGCGTCTATGATGTCGTCATCCTCGGCGCGGGCGCAGCCGGGCTCATGTGCGCAGCCGTCGCCGCCCAGCGCGGCCGTCGCGTCGTCCTCCTCGACCACAATGCCCAGCCGGGCCGCAAAATCCTCATCTCCGGCGGAGGCCGCTGCAACTTCACCAACATCCACTGCACGCCAGACCGATTTCTCTCCGCGAACCCCCACTTCGCCAAGTCCGCGCTCGCTCTCTATACCCCTCAGCACTTCCTCGAACTGGTCAACCGCTATCGCATCCCCTGGCATGAGAAGACCCTCGGCCAGCTCTTCTGCGATCACTCCTCGCGCGCCATCCTCGACATGCTCCTCGCCGAATGCGAACGAGGCCGCACTGACATCGTCCTGAATGCCCGCAACATCCAGGTCGACCGCTCTTCCGACGGTTACCACGTCTCCTCGTTAGCCGGCGACTTTGCCGCTCACGCCCTGGTCATCGCCACCGGCGGCCTTTCCATCCCCAAGCTCGGAGCCACCGGCCTGGCCTATGATCTCGCCCGCCAGTTCGGCCTGCGCATCATCGAACCCCGCCCCGCGCTCGTTCCGCTCGTCCTCGGCGGCGACGAAGCCCGCTGGACCGAACTCACCGGCGTCTCCACGGAGGTCGTTGCTTGGTCAGGCCCTGCTCAAGGCCGTCGTCCCGCTCCCCGCTTTCGCGAGAAGATGCTGCTCACCCACCGCGGCCTCAGCGGCCCTGCCATCCTCCAGGCATCCTCTTATTGGCGTCCCGACGAACCCGTCCACGTCGATCTCGCCCCCGCCCTCGCCCCAGGCACAAAGCTGATCCAGCCCCTGCTCCGTCCACGCGCCCGCCGCGACGAAACGTCCTTCCGACAGGCACTGCGCGCCGCACTCCCCCAGCGTCTCGCCAATCACCTGGCCGACATCGCCGCGCCCGCCGGCTGGTCGAATGCCGCCCTCGACACCGCCGAGTGCAACCTGCGCGACTGGCAGTTCCATCCCGTGGGCACCGAAGGATTTGAGAAGGCCGAAGTCACCGCCGGCGGCATCAACACCGACGACCTCAATACTCGCACCATGGAGGCCCGCTCCGTCCCCGGCATCTTCGTCATCGGCGAAGCCGTCGACGTTACCGGCCACCTCGGCGGATTCAACTTCCAATGGGCCTGGGCCTCCGCCGTCGCCGCCGGCAATGCACTCTAA
- the cysS gene encoding cysteine--tRNA ligase — MTLRLFNTLSGQIDELVPADGTELRMYACGPTVYDYGHIGNFRTFLQVDVLRRSLKLTGTRLRHVMNITDVDDKIIRNAAAAGIPIGEYTPKYVDAFFEDLDSLRVERPEIIARATEHIPRMVSLIQQLESVGAAYKTDDGSWYFRLRSFPEYGKLSKKDLSGMEDGARVDVDEYEKDSARDFALWKATKPGETSWDTPIGRGRPGWHIECSAMSMEFLGDSFDLHAGGEDLMFPHHENEIAQSETVTKKPLARHWMHVRFLLVDGRKMSKSEGNFYTLRDLLLKGYKASAIRLALISVPYRHQLNFTFESLADATAAIDRLRTFHQRLTQGTFAPGDNPDIQAAAKKASDEYYAALANDLNTAEARAPIFDLVRASNTAIDQGKFFAADHDAVLKVLADFDAVFDVLEDRDTEATKRALAWAEQTGRTADVAPELLAGFALSDAEIDNLVAERTKAKKMRNFARADQIRNELAEKGVIIEDSKDGVRWKRK; from the coding sequence ATGACTCTGCGCCTGTTCAACACTCTTTCCGGACAAATCGACGAGCTCGTTCCGGCCGACGGCACCGAGTTGCGCATGTACGCCTGCGGGCCCACCGTCTATGACTACGGCCACATCGGCAACTTCCGCACCTTCCTCCAGGTCGATGTTCTGCGCCGCTCCCTCAAGCTCACCGGCACGCGCCTGCGTCACGTCATGAACATTACCGACGTCGATGACAAGATCATCCGCAACGCGGCCGCCGCCGGCATCCCCATCGGCGAGTACACCCCAAAGTATGTCGACGCCTTCTTCGAAGACCTCGACTCGCTCCGCGTTGAGCGCCCCGAAATCATCGCTCGCGCCACTGAGCACATACCGCGGATGGTCAGCCTGATCCAGCAGCTTGAATCTGTCGGCGCCGCCTACAAAACCGATGATGGAAGCTGGTACTTCCGCCTCCGCTCGTTCCCTGAATACGGCAAGCTGAGCAAAAAAGATCTCAGCGGCATGGAAGACGGCGCGCGCGTCGACGTTGACGAATACGAGAAGGATTCAGCCCGCGACTTCGCCCTCTGGAAGGCCACCAAGCCCGGCGAAACAAGCTGGGACACACCCATCGGCCGCGGCCGCCCCGGCTGGCACATCGAGTGCTCCGCCATGTCCATGGAGTTCCTCGGCGACAGCTTTGACCTCCACGCTGGCGGCGAAGACCTCATGTTTCCGCACCACGAGAACGAAATCGCGCAGAGCGAAACCGTCACGAAGAAACCGCTGGCCCGCCACTGGATGCACGTCCGCTTCCTGCTCGTCGACGGCCGCAAGATGTCGAAGAGCGAAGGCAATTTCTACACCCTCCGCGACCTGTTGCTGAAGGGCTACAAAGCTTCGGCCATCCGCCTCGCGCTCATCTCGGTGCCCTACCGCCACCAGCTCAACTTCACCTTCGAGAGCCTCGCGGATGCCACCGCCGCCATCGACCGCCTCCGCACCTTCCATCAGCGCCTGACCCAGGGCACCTTCGCCCCCGGCGACAATCCCGACATCCAGGCCGCAGCGAAAAAGGCAAGCGATGAGTATTACGCTGCCCTCGCCAACGACCTCAACACCGCCGAGGCCCGCGCCCCCATCTTCGACCTCGTGCGCGCGTCCAACACCGCCATCGACCAGGGCAAGTTCTTCGCCGCCGATCATGACGCCGTGCTCAAGGTTCTCGCCGATTTCGACGCCGTATTCGATGTCCTCGAAGATCGCGACACCGAAGCCACCAAGCGCGCCCTCGCCTGGGCCGAGCAAACCGGCCGCACCGCCGACGTCGCTCCTGAACTGCTCGCCGGGTTCGCCCTCAGCGACGCGGAGATAGACAACCTCGTAGCCGAGCGCACCAAGGCCAAGAAGATGCGCAACTTCGCTCGCGCCGACCAGATCCGCAACGAGCTCGCCGAAAAAGGCGTCATCATCGAAGACTCCAAAGACGGCGTTCGCTGGAAACGGAAGTAG
- a CDS encoding DUF4337 domain-containing protein has translation MEANEAHELQEHAEHGAHDTSLRPVAFTMSVLAVLVAIATVLGHRTHTEAVLLQNKATDQWNEYQAKKIRSYNTSLEADLLGVVNLADKDKAAKLAKSYADHQAKWNDDLKEEQEKATDLEKEVALAERRADRFDLGEALLEIGLVVTSVTLLTRTRLYWYFGMGFAAAGILSAITAFLVH, from the coding sequence ATGGAAGCCAACGAAGCGCACGAATTACAGGAACACGCCGAACACGGCGCCCACGACACCTCCCTCCGCCCTGTCGCCTTCACCATGAGCGTGCTCGCGGTCCTCGTAGCCATCGCGACGGTGCTTGGCCACCGCACACACACCGAGGCCGTCCTCCTGCAGAACAAAGCCACCGACCAGTGGAACGAGTACCAGGCCAAGAAGATTCGCTCCTACAACACCAGTCTCGAGGCCGATCTCCTCGGAGTAGTCAACCTCGCCGACAAGGACAAGGCCGCGAAGCTCGCCAAGTCCTACGCCGATCATCAGGCCAAATGGAATGATGATCTGAAGGAAGAGCAGGAAAAGGCCACTGACCTTGAAAAGGAAGTCGCTCTCGCCGAACGCCGCGCAGACCGCTTCGATCTCGGGGAAGCTCTCCTTGAAATCGGCTTGGTCGTCACCTCCGTCACGCTGCTTACGCGCACGCGCCTCTACTGGTACTTCGGCATGGGCTTTGCCGCCGCCGGCATCCTCTCCGCGATCACCGCGTTCCTCGTGCACTGA
- a CDS encoding CCA tRNA nucleotidyltransferase, translating into MPALSRQLEAALRIVEALRTEGHQAYLAGGCVRDLLLGRDPVDYDVATSATPDIVMGMFPRTFAVGAHFGVVLVADEAPDEIPPLEDAGDAGPRYATTEVATFRCDDSYSDGRHPDAVRYTTSAEEDVQRRDFTINGLLLDPLRGGEALEEFLGDGSALRAAVLDYVGGLADLDAGVIRAIGDPRRRFEEDQLRLLRAVRFAARFGYAIEAATHSAICSLAARIHSVSQERVRDELTKMLTEGKARRAFELLDETGLLQQVLPEIPKMKGVEQPPQYHPEGDVFIHTLMLLEQLEPGVPCTLAWGALLHDVGKPPTFRVAPDRIRFDRHVEVGVAMGAEICRRFRFSNEDTRQILALIEHHMRFADAPHMKASTLKRFFRLPCFEEHLALHKMDCMAAHRNLDTYRFVEERYEEMPQEDVRPRPLLTGRELIAAGYAPGPRFKEMLRAAEDAQLEGSIATTEQAVALVRERFGNAQQDTPA; encoded by the coding sequence ATGCCTGCGCTATCACGACAACTCGAAGCGGCCCTGCGGATTGTGGAGGCGCTGCGGACGGAAGGACACCAGGCCTACCTGGCGGGCGGATGCGTGCGCGATCTGCTGCTGGGGCGCGATCCGGTGGATTATGACGTGGCTACGTCTGCTACTCCGGATATCGTGATGGGAATGTTTCCGCGGACGTTTGCGGTGGGCGCGCATTTCGGCGTGGTGCTGGTTGCGGATGAGGCGCCGGATGAGATTCCACCGCTGGAAGATGCGGGCGACGCGGGGCCGCGCTATGCGACGACGGAGGTGGCGACGTTCCGCTGCGACGACTCCTACTCCGATGGCAGGCATCCGGACGCGGTGCGCTATACGACGAGTGCCGAAGAAGATGTGCAGCGGCGGGATTTCACGATCAATGGGCTACTGCTGGACCCACTGCGTGGGGGCGAAGCTTTGGAGGAGTTCCTTGGCGATGGGAGCGCGCTTCGAGCCGCGGTCCTCGATTATGTGGGTGGGCTGGCGGATCTGGATGCGGGGGTGATTCGGGCGATCGGCGATCCGCGGCGGCGTTTTGAAGAGGATCAACTACGGCTGTTGCGGGCGGTGCGGTTTGCGGCGCGGTTTGGGTACGCGATCGAGGCGGCGACGCATTCGGCGATTTGCTCGCTGGCAGCGCGCATTCACTCGGTGAGCCAAGAACGCGTGCGCGACGAGTTGACCAAGATGTTGACGGAGGGCAAAGCGCGGAGGGCGTTCGAGCTGCTGGATGAGACGGGGCTGCTGCAGCAGGTTCTGCCTGAGATCCCGAAGATGAAGGGCGTGGAGCAGCCGCCGCAGTACCATCCCGAGGGCGATGTCTTCATTCACACGCTCATGCTGCTGGAGCAGCTCGAGCCAGGTGTGCCGTGCACGCTGGCGTGGGGCGCGCTGCTGCATGACGTGGGCAAGCCGCCGACATTCCGGGTCGCGCCGGACCGCATCCGCTTCGATCGACATGTTGAAGTGGGCGTGGCAATGGGCGCGGAGATTTGCCGGCGGTTTCGGTTTTCTAACGAGGATACGCGGCAGATTCTTGCGCTAATTGAGCACCACATGCGCTTTGCAGATGCGCCGCATATGAAGGCATCGACGCTGAAACGGTTCTTCCGGCTGCCATGCTTCGAGGAGCACCTTGCGCTGCACAAGATGGACTGCATGGCGGCGCATCGCAACCTTGACACATACCGCTTCGTCGAGGAGCGTTACGAAGAGATGCCGCAGGAGGACGTCCGTCCAAGACCGCTGCTCACGGGCCGCGAGCTGATTGCGGCGGGCTATGCCCCGGGGCCGCGCTTCAAGGAGATGCTGCGGGCGGCAGAGGATGCGCAGCTCGAAGGCTCAATCGCGACGACGGAGCAGGCGGTGGCGCTGGTTCGGGAGCGATTCGGGAATGCGCAGCAGGATACCCCAGCATGA
- a CDS encoding tetratricopeptide repeat protein, translating into MAMAFSTAAFAKADPFAADVARADKIKIAQTAELKGDLARIHENFGDAAAFYKQAIRATPGEAKLYNKLGISYLQLHQFGPARKAFSQSVKYDPRFVNAYNNLGATEVLDKRYKAAIQHLKRALELDETRAPAHLNMAEAWAGLGQMDRAMTEYARALELDADILSGSLDGVQVRVSTPEQRGRVDYLIALAYARRGNFDGSLEYLSRARAEHFSGLSKVYEEKLFAPLWGDPRLEKIVKR; encoded by the coding sequence ATGGCAATGGCGTTCAGTACCGCTGCTTTCGCGAAGGCCGACCCGTTCGCCGCTGACGTGGCCAGGGCCGACAAGATAAAGATCGCCCAGACAGCGGAACTGAAAGGGGACCTCGCCCGCATACATGAGAACTTCGGCGACGCCGCGGCATTCTACAAGCAGGCGATTCGCGCGACACCAGGTGAGGCCAAGCTCTACAACAAGTTGGGAATCTCCTACCTGCAACTGCATCAGTTTGGACCGGCCCGCAAGGCCTTCTCGCAGTCCGTGAAGTACGATCCGCGCTTCGTCAACGCCTACAACAACCTGGGTGCAACCGAGGTCCTCGACAAGAGATACAAAGCGGCGATCCAGCACCTGAAGCGGGCCCTTGAACTCGACGAAACCAGAGCGCCCGCCCACCTCAACATGGCCGAGGCCTGGGCCGGCCTGGGCCAGATGGACCGCGCCATGACCGAGTACGCTCGGGCTCTCGAACTCGATGCGGACATCCTCAGCGGCAGCCTTGACGGCGTGCAGGTTCGCGTCAGCACTCCTGAGCAGCGCGGCCGCGTCGATTACCTGATTGCCCTGGCCTATGCCCGCCGCGGTAACTTCGACGGCTCGCTCGAATACCTCAGCCGGGCCCGCGCCGAGCACTTCTCGGGCCTGAGCAAGGTCTACGAGGAAAAGCTCTTCGCTCCTCTCTGGGGTGATCCGCGCCTCGAAAAGATCGTCAAGCGGTAA
- a CDS encoding malectin encodes MASGSTIPVMHVEEREELAAVLRSKEFARAPRLAQFLEYLCEKLFAGETGQIKEYSIGVELFGRGVEFDQESDSIVRVEANRLRKRLAEYYATEGADHAMQIAIPLGQYVPEFVTKAGPVPVVAEVHVPPAETRAGIRWIWIAGIAGVVVLAAVVFAAIWWGRPRQPREAAAPVAAGEKPAAFPPELGTGLPSGDEIRILCGGPRSLVDHAGKLWASDERFTGGTAIKGTVQHIWRTQDPAFYRTSRQGNFRYDLPLRPGVYELRLHFAETEFGPESTGTGGEGDRIMTVRANGKTLLSDFDVAADAGASRTADVKVFPDISPAKDGQLHLEFSGEAGKQAAISAIEIVPGQKGHMRPVRILARQTPYYSNDSQWWSPDAYFEGGQLAAYATPVSGTDDQELYDSERWGNFSYAVPVAPGRYTVTLHFAARHGEWPPFSTGGSKAEHVFDVYCNGKVLLKDFDLSREARQSDVVVRRAAGLEPNAQGKLMLTFVPVQGYATVTGIEVVAQ; translated from the coding sequence ATGGCCTCTGGGAGCACCATTCCGGTGATGCATGTGGAAGAGCGGGAGGAACTTGCGGCCGTTCTGCGGTCGAAGGAGTTTGCCCGCGCGCCGCGGCTTGCCCAGTTCCTGGAATATCTGTGCGAAAAGCTGTTTGCCGGAGAGACGGGACAGATCAAGGAGTATTCGATCGGGGTGGAGCTGTTCGGCCGGGGGGTTGAGTTCGACCAGGAGTCCGACTCGATTGTGCGAGTGGAGGCGAACCGGTTGCGCAAACGGCTGGCGGAATATTACGCGACGGAGGGCGCGGATCACGCGATGCAGATTGCGATCCCGCTGGGGCAGTATGTGCCGGAGTTCGTGACGAAAGCGGGTCCGGTACCGGTTGTTGCTGAAGTGCATGTGCCGCCGGCGGAGACGCGGGCCGGCATTCGATGGATATGGATAGCGGGCATCGCAGGTGTGGTGGTTCTGGCGGCAGTCGTCTTCGCAGCCATCTGGTGGGGGCGACCGCGACAGCCGCGGGAGGCAGCAGCGCCGGTTGCGGCTGGGGAGAAGCCGGCGGCATTTCCGCCGGAGCTGGGAACCGGGCTTCCGTCGGGCGACGAGATCAGGATCTTGTGCGGAGGGCCGCGGAGTCTTGTGGATCACGCGGGCAAGCTGTGGGCGAGCGATGAGCGGTTCACCGGTGGTACAGCCATCAAGGGCACGGTGCAGCACATCTGGCGGACGCAGGATCCGGCGTTTTACCGGACCAGCCGGCAGGGAAATTTTCGCTACGATCTGCCGCTGCGGCCGGGCGTATATGAGCTGCGGCTGCATTTTGCGGAGACGGAATTCGGGCCGGAGTCGACGGGGACGGGCGGCGAAGGCGACCGCATCATGACGGTGCGGGCGAATGGGAAGACGCTGCTGTCGGACTTCGACGTGGCGGCGGACGCGGGGGCGAGCCGGACGGCGGATGTGAAGGTGTTTCCGGATATTTCGCCGGCGAAGGATGGGCAGTTGCACCTGGAGTTCAGTGGTGAGGCGGGCAAGCAGGCGGCGATTTCGGCGATCGAGATTGTGCCGGGGCAGAAGGGGCACATGCGGCCGGTGCGGATTCTGGCGCGGCAGACGCCTTACTACTCAAACGACAGCCAGTGGTGGAGCCCCGATGCCTACTTTGAAGGTGGACAACTGGCGGCGTATGCAACGCCGGTGAGCGGCACGGATGACCAGGAACTGTACGACTCAGAGCGGTGGGGGAATTTCTCGTATGCGGTGCCGGTGGCACCGGGAAGATACACCGTAACGCTGCATTTTGCGGCGCGGCACGGGGAGTGGCCTCCCTTCTCGACAGGCGGGAGCAAAGCGGAACACGTCTTCGATGTGTACTGCAACGGCAAGGTGCTGCTGAAGGATTTCGACCTGTCCCGTGAGGCGAGGCAGAGTGATGTGGTGGTTCGGCGCGCGGCGGGGCTGGAGCCGAATGCGCAGGGCAAGCTGATGCTGACGTTTGTGCCGGTGCAGGGGTATGCGACTGTGACTGGGATTGAGGTTGTCGCGCAGTAG
- a CDS encoding SRPBCC family protein — protein MSREFVLRDQVTIHAPLERCFLLSTSVEIVERELRMHPERGRMSGFVEDGDTVLWKGWKFGLPQFHESIIEEFRPCSFFRDRMISGRFKTFEHDHSFDLLADGSVRLRDEIRFSMRWGWLGKMLGVLLLRPHIRRLLRRRFGLLKRIAESEEWRDYIPARDASEALLTGRGRWKVGS, from the coding sequence ATGAGCAGAGAGTTCGTTCTGCGGGATCAGGTCACGATTCACGCGCCGCTTGAGCGGTGCTTCCTTCTTTCGACAAGCGTGGAGATCGTGGAGCGCGAACTACGCATGCATCCTGAGCGGGGGCGCATGTCAGGGTTTGTGGAGGATGGCGATACGGTCCTGTGGAAGGGTTGGAAGTTCGGACTGCCGCAGTTTCACGAGAGCATCATTGAGGAGTTCCGGCCGTGCAGCTTCTTTCGCGACCGCATGATCTCAGGGCGCTTCAAGACGTTCGAGCACGACCACAGTTTCGATCTGCTAGCGGATGGATCCGTGCGACTGCGCGATGAGATCCGGTTCTCGATGCGCTGGGGATGGTTGGGCAAAATGCTGGGCGTGTTGCTGCTCAGGCCGCATATTCGCCGGCTGTTGCGGCGCAGGTTCGGGCTTCTGAAGAGAATCGCCGAATCAGAGGAGTGGCGGGATTATATTCCGGCGCGTGACGCGTCCGAAGCGTTACTGACGGGCAGAGGAAGATGGAAAGTCGGCAGTTGA